The genomic stretch ttcctcttcgtgccaagtatccgatcactcccttgatctacttggacttcccaacaccagatgtccgatcacccttgatccatctggattttcccttgcccggcttaactcaccaggactttcacctagcttcactcactagggttttcacctgacttcactcaccaggatttccaatctgcctggcttcactcaccaggactttcccttgcctggcttcactcaccaggactttcccgaatgcctggcttcactcaccaggactttcaccttcacctagcttcactcactaggattttcacctggcttcactcaccaggatttcccgactgcctggcttcactcaccaggacttttccccgtgccaaactccctgtttggactttccccgtgccaagtctccatacttggactttccgcgtgccaagctacctgcttggacttttccccgtgccaagtctccgtacttggacttttccagtgccaagtctccatacttggacttttcaccgaatcaggtcaaccaggtcaaccttgacctacggttgcaccaacaatctcccaaacatctattcttgtcaaacatcaagaatagaacttctcttctcgtcaaacatcgtcaaacatcaaaacacaactcgagtcaggtcaactcgagtcaggtcaaccttgacctaaggttgcaccaacaatctccccctttttgatgtttgacaaaatccaaaatcaagttaggttaacccgataacctaacttaggttttccaatgttcttccttgaacattcttccaaaacctacactctcccccttgggacatacattcttccaaaacctacactctcccccttgggacatctctccccctttttgacacacatcaaaaaaagggaatcaaggtcaagagtttcttcctaatgaaagtcccatacctttcattgaaacccttaatttcccccttgatactaaactcaacacttaacttagtgacaatcccatatcactaatcctcaaaagtcttaaggagtaaaaaaaactccccctaaaagtcaactcccccttgacaattagttaagactctccctaaaggtcaactcccccttgaccattgcaccaacaatgtcttggagagtttcaaacctttagaaacccgaaactcaactcccacagctgaaatttcagaccacagtcgaaattcagcaaattcagcacgcctgatcggtcaccggaccgatcagaacccctctggatcggtccccagaccgatccagccttccttggatcggtccagtgaccgatccagccttggacagactcgagttctgatttccttctcccgaaatttagaaactcacaacaaattccagaaaattccaaaaattataaaattttgaggatatattcctcataacatatactatcaaggaaaactagttttctatgaaaataacttccattttcaaatcttgatacaaagttcgaaaagttttgaaatagctcaaagtttcaaaaactttgtatcactttgttcaatgatgaatgctatcactagaaaagcttcatcaaggtttttcaaattaatttcaaaatgattttaaaccttttaatttatgaccataatcttagggctaaatgtacatgacttgtacataagctttccctatgatcccccaattttgaattaggttcatctaggtacaagaactatgcaccttgatcctaactcatcatcctaatatctcacacacatctaaggtgtatcaaacatattgaagtcaattttgatgtgagatatgggtttaggtcaacttaggctaagttctcatgcattttctaaacaccaatttgatctcaatatcaaaatatgcttttatccttaaatcaatttcattgattattaatgcaagagatgatgacatgacatgaaataatatcataaatgaaaacatatgccaatgtcatgatgtcatggtgatcctgtccgaaccaggagtcaacggaagcTGGGGGTGTGACGCTtcttgctggatcctcgagtgctccggcgaacctgcagcaaaaccgagcggggaggggtgtcccggcgacggccctccgacgctcgagtcaggcgaggaataacaaaaaggtggcctcaggaTCTAGATTCGCGTACCtctggtgaagaaatggagaccttatatagacctctagaaggagcctgggcgcgccaatcaaagcaatcacctgctttcgaccatgcccaggtatgggtctgtcagaaagacgtccataaggccataccgctactgtatcaacctctccatgatgtgacggcgagatcctccatcgtgcacttttgtgtacggcgtaatcatcagacatgcctttacTGACATCCCctatcctgagccgaacgaataggccactCGGCTAACcctcgtaccctcgcccttatcctggccgaacggaccacccgctcggcccttcggtcccagccgggcagaaGTCCCGCTCGGCCATTTggttctcccgccttggcgtcggaaacccaagcccatggctgggttatctttagttctgctcggacctactcagccgctcggcgcggccattaaccgcttagtcagccctccacctgtcttcaagctgagacccttcaggaagtggatcccccattcttaccgccggatcacatggcataaagtatgaaacttaactaaagcatggcatataaagaacctaagctttatcatgacatatcaaatgataaaattaaacatgatgtcatgacatgtgagggcaaataatcatggcaagatttagcatgaataagacatacctagattacctatctaagtatccttagccttagctaatacttaagctttaacccttgattgccctaatatgccaaaatcctaattttgacacttcttgaactctagattcatccatgccacttaaagatcaaatttatcctcaaatcttggcatgtttcatttttcctcaagagttctctagattttcccaaattgtgccaattgaaattaacatcatcattttccatgatggcacattttactcttccaaggagtaaatattccatttcattttcaaaggttcccaaaaaccttgaaaatgctccttgagtgtcaatttcctcaaagttgggttaactacccttctaatcggagttgacactctctaacccatctatggggtagagaagatgctcctaggaacccaatacctatttgagctcattgggttcactaaatattcactagggataacttccctagcaaccctcctaatgaccctcttaggctttaaagccttggtcatttgggactcatcaagatcaactctaggggtgactccccttgtgaccttggtgatggtcttcctagccctagattttgttccataatcgaatggaacattatgataagtgggcttgaccacttgggacttaggtttgtgacccaaacatttcttgtccttggacattggtttttgacccttaaaccctagagatgacttctccaagttcttaagagccttttccaaagtatcaagtcttgacctcaagacttgattctccttctctaatacatcaagttttaatttgtcattgttctttgaggcattcctaggcatatgtctagttgatttgggattcctacctaggttttccttagccttagatgagttaattctagggttgactttcctagtgttatccttatctaggtttacatgtttggctcctaagcacatatattgattcctaagattatcatgcttatcattcttgacaattgcaataaaactactagcatgagtcttattattattgcaagaatgtgccttaaatgttaccttagggtttgccttagctccccctatcgacgtgctcggtctcttgtccttgtgagattgcctccccctcggacattgactccgataatgtccccttcgcttgcattgaaagcacaccacgtgctccttgcgtatcgggactccggctttcttgacctttggcgccggtggagtcttcctaacctcttggacacttactcttgtagtgcccaaattccctacactcaaagcacattatgtgtaatttgctagaaattaaaatgcttgagttacctaggtttgaggatggatgaacgctctctccttcatcccttccggaggtagaagcttcttcttcttgctccgaacttgaagaagaactctcctcttcttctttagatgttgagtggccctcaacttctaaatccattcctccatgatgtgaactccttggctcacttgactcctcttcatgacttgaagtggagttctcctcatggaactttgccaagttattccacaactccttggcatcgttatatccacctatcctacacaaaacatcattaggtaaagagaattcaatgattttcgttacctcatcattgatggttgattggtggatttgctccttggtccactccttcttctctagggtttctcctttcttgtccataggaggcttgaaacctaattgaacacaactccaattttcaaggttagtcataagaaaatacctcattcttaccttccaatacgcgaagtcgcagcactcgtagaagggtgaaaacgtgatgtcttctccgagtcgatccattctctagcttgtgctcccacgggtgttaatccgacgaagagcgcgcctcgctctgataccacttgttggatcgaaaagaatttagatatctccacaatagcatgatattgtccactttgggcctagaccctcatggctttgctcttgggctctccccaaaaggcctcatgccaatggagatatcttttctcttataaacccatgatctttcccatgtgtttccaatatgggactatgtttgcaaccttgcaatcccaacaTATGTGACAATTCCCTTAAGGTGTTTATGATGTTAATCTTCTCAAACCAACACCATTATGTTCTGAAAGCTTAAAAATCTTTTGATTAGTGTTGGGAATGCTTTGATATGATAGATGAGAACACATTTAGATTGAGAAGTAATGAAGAAACCAACAAAACTTAAAATGGGTCTGATCAAACTTTATTAAGTCCATCAGTAGTTTAGAATCAAACTCATTGATGGAGTTAGGGATTtggattttttgaaaatttgacaTGAAATAACGCTAAGAACATTATTCGATAATACatacatgaattttttttttgaagattatcgatgagtgatgtgcgtagattatatacacttttatgcatattttaacgtacatctacttatatttcatgagtataatttatgtttattgcaccctatttcattataatatcatactttcattatattctattcggagatatgttctttgcttgttttgattgataggacatgatttggagtGAAAACAGAGCAAAAGACGCACATTGGAGCAACTAGAGAAGATAAAGCTCGGGCCATATGGAACCACACGACCATATAGTCTTGCCCGTGGCAAAGCAATCTTTAGCTGTGTAAACTCACATGACCgtaccacacatcaaaaagaaaaagattacgaccgtgtgaatccacactgtCGTGTGGAATTTCTAGAGTAGAAGTAGACCATGGCCATGTGAAGCCACATGGCCGTCTGGCCTCACCAGAGAAGAAGCAAGGAATGACTGTATGatcccacatggtcgtgtcacccaTCCAACAAGTAAGCAGAGCACGGTTGTGTGATCTCACATGACTATGCAACTCTTCCAAAGATAAAGTAGGATACGATCGTGTGAAACCACACACCCGTGTCACTCAGGTCGAGACCAAGAAGGATCCGACCGTGTGGATGTCACATGACCGTGGCATGGGTCGTGCCAGGCTTGTGCCCTGCTCTATTTAAAGTTCTCCCCTTTTTAGggaatctttggcttggggctcgtccccattccttggagaagggttctcccccttgggggaaccctagatcttaCATTTTCTTCGTCGATCCATCCATCTCAGGAGTAAGGGAGTGTTTCCAAGGACACTATACTTCAAAGATAAATATCTCTTCTCTTTATTtccatgtattgagttgtagtttgTTTTTTTATTCGTCTTTGGATTGTAATCCCTTGTAATAGAGTAGATTCTCCAAATCTAGGATGTAGAAAGTAACTAtgatatgatgtgatgtatgaactatgtatttaaaCATTTTCCTATGTAATTAtgtgtttatatcatgttctatgtgtgttgtgccttaTATATGTTTGACGAAATATGTGTGAGGCTAATTTATGTAAATGTAAGGGATTTATCTCTATGTTAAGGTTACTACTAGACTGGATAAGCAGGGGATCCTTAGTGACCGAGGATATCTATTCAACCAGACATATATGCCCTTAGTGAGAGAGGGCATCGATATGTACCCACTTTTTAtagtcaaaagatcttaacatagggactAATCCTTGTTAGTGTgttctaattggagttgatacTCTAGTGCTATCGCTAGGAAGTACATTAGATAACTCTAGGAATGTATGAccgagaggggggggggggtttgtgACAGAGGGTAATTCTTTAACCGAACtttctagagttgcttctttacttaatgacgtTAGAATTTGGGTAGACTCTCCAGTGTGACTTTTGCGGGGTTGTACCAGACTTTAGTTAGAATCTTTACATGAGTATAACATGGAGTTAGGTAAATGAACAATGTATAGAGACATTAACTAGTATCATaacgaaaccgaaatcctagaatctatcatccatcCCATTCCATGATCACCTCTTACCCTTCTCTATCTCTTTCTCCTTagtctttctcttactctctcttTCTCAACCAATCTTTCATTTGTCTAGATAGCTCGTCATGTGAAGTGAACTAGTGattaatcaatagtccctatgagttcgatatcttttgtattattGATGATGTAATGTGCACTTGCTGTTCGTAATAAtgagaaaatttgaaaaaaatcgaTGAAAAAATATCGAAGGAGTTGTTATGTTGAAACATTGATGAGTCTTCTTTGGAGAACACTAACTGTTCAAAGTTTCAATGGAGCAAACGTTTAAAATTACCTTTTAGGGTTATTCTTCCCGTCGGTATTTTTCCTTAGTTGAAATCTGGTCGGAATGTAATGGAACAATTGCATATAAAATATGAATATGTAAGGTAATCACGTGGCTAAATGTTACTTCATGCATCCAAACCAACAAAAACACGATCGAAGTGAGCCAACATAGAGGGATAAAATCGGAATAAAGTGTGTCTTTTTGACAATCATAAAGTTGCTGCGCCTTTTGGGTGTGTCTTTTGAGCAATGTCAAACTTTAGGTGTGCCCTATAAAAAATTGTCAAAAAGAAAATCATAAAATAGGGACTAAAAAGATATTGAAAACAAGAAGACCTTAAAGTAAAATAAGAAAATCAGTTATCTACCAGAATTATAACATATACATGAAAATACTAGAGATTATTGAAACTCAAGCAAAAATgaatgataaaatattatttagatcgataaatgtaattttgTGTAGGATCTTTAGTACTTTAATAAAAGTTGTTTTCAGAACGTAGCGTAAATAGTGGGTGTATGATATTTTTGACGTAATGGTCAAGGATTGATTTTCAAGAACTGACGACCTAGGGTTTATACCATCGTGCGTCTATGACTTATGTATTTGTATGGACCTCCTTCCATATATGTGGAATCGGTATTAAAGAGGTCGCTAAGATAACGAATttatcctcttttttttttttttttttttttttttttactttaataagaaaatcaataaaaaaatttggaattaatCGATTCGAATTGTCGGATTATTAAAATTTTTGCTCATCGTATATTTTGTCCTAAACCTTATCCGATTTGTCGACAGATTTATCATCTTCCCGTGTCTAATAGTGGAGAAATGGGAATGGCAGCTACTGCACCGACGTCGGCGCTGGTGATGGCTGCAGGACCCTTTCTGTCGGTCCTCCAGAATCCTCCACTCTCCGGACGACTCGTGGCCTTTACCACTCCGCTCACTTACGCTGTGCGGCTCTCTCGTCTCCTTGAGCTACGCGGCGCCGTGCCGCTGCACCTTCCCACTGTCGTCGTGAATACAACCTGTCGCACGATCGCTTCCCTCAGCCTCTACCTCTCCGACGGAGCCCTAGATTCCTTCTCCGTTCTCGCCTTCACCTCTCGCACTGGCATCGCCGCCTTCTCCCTCGCCCTCGCAGATCGGGATTGTTTCGTGCCGCTCTCCTACGAGGGCGAGGCTTTCACCATCGCTGCCCTAGGAAAGGACGCCGAGCTCCTCCACGAGGAAGGGCTCCTATCGCGACTCTGCAGGAACTCCAGTCGGATCCGAGTTCTGGTGCCGGAGATCGCGTCCCCGGAGGGCCTAGTGAAGGCGATTGGGGTCGGATCAGGCAGGAGAGTGCTCTGTCCTGTCCCCACCGTCGTCGATCTGGAAGAACCGCCGGTGGTTCCAGATTTCCTGAGAGCTCTGGAGGCGCGCGGTTGGGTCCCTGAGAGGGCATCTGCGTACGAGACTCTGTGGGCGGGGCCGCTCTGCGCCAAAGGATTAGTGGCGTCGGAGGCGGAAGTGGACGCTCTAATCTTCACGAGCACGGCGGAGGTGGAGGGCCTGATGAAAGGATTAGACGCATTAGGGTGGGATTGGGAGAAGGTTCGCCGGCGCTGGCCGGGGATGCTGATTTGTGCGCACGGCCCGGTGACTTGCAAAGGCGTGGAGAGATTTGGCGTTCGCGTGGACGTAGTCAGTTCCAAGTTTAGTAGCTTCCATGGAGTTATCGAAGCTCTTGAAACAAAGTTAAGAGCTTTGACCGCAACAAATTTTATCCGATAACATCTACTCGGAAAAAATAAGCAACTCGACTATGAAATTTAGGGTTTGCATAGTATTGTAAGATCTATGAAAGAAGAACGATCTTTATTTCTTTTAAGACAAACGATACCTTGAATGAATTCAGCTTTTGTGACCACCGCATCGTGATGTTGTTCTTAGCAGGATATGCTCATCAGAGCTATTATGAAAAAAGGAAATATGGTTCACAGAAAGCTTGCTAAGTAGGAAAATCAGGCACATTTGCATACTGAACCCAAAACCTGATGATCTTTCATGACTAATTTTTCTCTCTATCAATCAATAGGAAGCTTATCAACCTGTACCAATTTGATGATTTCTCAGATCTAGTGGTAGCTTCTCAGTGATGATCGATCCCCTTTTACTAATGAGATCTTGTAATATGGTGGGAAATTAAGAGATGAGCTAGATCTGCGCTGGTGGGGTGTTGGCATCTATTTGTAGACAGCAGCAAATATATTTACTGTTGTAACGTACATTTTAAGTAAACCAGAGAAGATAGAATTGTCACACTTAGGACAGCTAGAGAATGAGAGGTCATGTCTTAAGGGATCATGAGAAAATGCGCATGTTTTTTTACTTAGGTTGTACTCGatcaaaaaaaatatatgttgTAACTAAAGTCAAAAGAGTTCGAGGTTGAGTAGTTTAATCTATTGGATTGTTTTCAAGTCGGTTAAATAATCGAGTCAACTTTGTGATAGATTGTTGGCATTGGCGTGTTGCTGCATGGTGAACAAAATGTGTCACTTGTCTTGAATCAATTGAATGGTAGATTAACTAGTCTACTAAAGTTGCCTGAATCAATTATTTATGTAACTTGAATTTGAATCAACCAAAATAGTTGTATGACTTTGTGTTTACAAGATAAGATTCAAATCACACCTTGAGATGATTGAAATCATCTCAAGGTGTACAAGGTAACAATTGACAATGCTACAACTGACATAGATAAAGGGACACTTCTGCAGACAGATTTTAGTTTACTCTATAACTTCTCTTTCACACTCATTTCCTATCTAGTAAAAGAGATAATTTGTACAAGGTTACTCTATCTTTAGAAAAATAACTTACATATAATGATTTTGAGGGGTAACTCACATTTCTATTGAGACTAAATGTGATGGATGACCAGTATTCTAAAAGGTAAATTTAGGATTCAAGAGGAAAATCTAGAGTGGGGATGAATAACCTTTCTTTAAATTGTAGACGAAGGTTAATTCGTAGTAAGCAATGAATAACCTTTCTTTAAACCGTAGACGAAGGTTAATTCATAGTAAACACAAGTATAGACAAAAAGAAAACACAATACTAAAACACAAATCAAAATAGTGCAAAAGTGCGAAAGATAAAGATACAAACTCAAGGATTTACATGGTTCAATAGCCTCTGGGCTCCTACTTCATGGTTTATGACCTTTTGACAAGTCACTCCATGAATTCtactaactttcttcttctcataAACCTTCTAGAGGTGAAAAAGCATCTTATAAAGCCTTATTACAAGTAATCACTTGAAAGTAGAAGAGAGGTtacagaaaaataataataataatcgcaGTTAGTCTCATTAACTATCCCTAGGGTGACCGACCCAACTCCATGGAAATTTTCCACCAGCTATCAGGGTAAATTGAGAAGCGCACATTGCGGCCAACCCAAAAGTCCAACATCCTTTAATTGCATCCTCCATTTGgatgaattttttttacaaatatgtCATAGCTAGGGATCAAACTGTGGGTGCCTAGGTGACAACTTGAATATCCTATCGTGGCACTATAGCCTCGGGGACAGAAGAGAGGTTATAGAAGAGATGAGAGAGAGTAGAGAGAGTGGATAATTTGGCAATTAATGTTGTGAATTGATGTATATGTTGTAGCTCACATGACCCATATTAAAAACTTTCACCCAAGCCCCAAAGTTGTCTCTAAACTCTTCCATTATGTTATGGATCAGTTGATTGCTCATTGTCATTAGTTGATTGGTCTTTGGTGCACAACTACTTTTTTAGTTATTTCAATTGACTTCTTACCTACCATCAGTAGATTACTTTCCAATAAAGCTTTTGATCCACCAATATAATAGCTAATCGTTTCATTGCAATTGTTCAATCGATCCATTAGCCGACTCAAGATACCATTAGTCATTTGCATAACAAATTAACTATTTTGTTATGACAATCAACTAGTTATTAGTACATGAGCAGAGGAGAACTACAATCTTTTGTTCTCTTTCCCTTTATCTTGAGTTGGCTACCCAATTGGCTCAAGTATCATTCGACAATTAATAGCAAGTTCTAGTCAACTAGAGCATTGACTAAGTCACTTCTAAGGCTTTAGTCTAAACATAATATAGCCCTAGATTGTCCCAAATTACATGGGAACTCATACTCATATTTTCATAAAAGATATTTACCAAGTATATAGAAACCCTTCCCCAAGATCCTAGTTGAGATGTGTTGGGATTGATAGAGAAGCTAGTAGGGGTGATTATATTAATTATCAACAAAGAGCTACAAGCATTCCGCCCGAAGCACTAAAATGATAAGTTGGATTTTTCTGAATGTATTTGTTTGCTAGAAGTTAATTCTTCTAATAAGTGAATTTAGGTGCGGGTTATAGTCTAAGGCTCTAAACTTTGCTAAAGCTACTGAAATTCCCAAGTATCTAAAAAGCATTTATCCTTCTTGGAATTCCATGATATCCATTAGCCTCCTTCTTGTATGTTCATCCACTCTAGCTAgatagattttggacttgagtttgttTGCATGTAACCCAACAATTCATCCAAATCTATCTAGGCATACTACTAGTGTTATGGTGTATCTCCTCttgaaaacaaaatatataaCTCATAAGAGATTCAAGCCATATTAAATGAATATCAAGTCCATATTCTTAGATGGGttcataaaagaagaagtctatattgAACAACCTTCAAATTGTGAAGATCATTGTTATCCTAATCACATATTTAAAGTTAAAAAGGCTTTGCAATGGGTGGATGTATGAATCAACTACTATGAATGAAGCACACAATAGATGATTACAACTTAGATAAAAAAATGTTAAGGAACTTTGTGTAGGATCATtgcgctagaagggggtgaatagtgctcgtggctttcatgttCGTTTAAAATACGATCGAGTAAAAAGTAGCTGAATAAAGATAGAAGAGAAAGGTAAACAAAGCTAACACAacgccaagttttacttggttcggaacctgtgacgactcctactccaaggcataCACAtaagagtgctttcgttggacaatcactaattaaTCAAAAAGTTACAAATACAATTTAATTTAAGTACAAGTAACTTGAACAATAAAAGAAATACCGATAACTTAGAGGAAGAGATTTTTAGCGCAGTTATTGTCAGAGCAGCTTCCAGGCATTAAACAGACATTTTCAGAGCAGTGTGCAAAAGCAGAAGTTGTTTAATTGATGTCTTTGAGATGCtggtattgttggttgctactcggaaaacctaatggttccactgtacaaaaattttatacaaaggtctgaaccttttcctagctaccatgtgttcttttaaattaaacttggatcgcctgcggaacttaatacgtttgatccaaagtttaatttatttgttcttttaggtttagacttggatctcctgcgaaacttaacacgttcgatccaaatcacctaggttattaattccattaaatattaattttcaaaattagcttccaggactgcatggcgaggcacatgaccttcttggatatgggaacaaccaccaccacctagacaaagccttttaaggaaagctaatatttaatttccttaaatagctttaggtcaaccaaaaagaacaatcaaatcacaaggaaaagaaaaataaaagaacacaacatcgaaaactaattcgaaatactagaatcgcatgcctcttgtatttgatatttttacaaagaaataaaactagtatgatgcggaaattaaatactagtatacattttcttttgcaaacaaaaacatctaggtcttctaccgtattcctcttctaatcccggacgttgtgtgggcaacgatcttccgagaggagaaccaccaaggcaccttcttcttccttccttcaagtttcggccaagcatatcttctaaaggatgaagaacttttttttcaccaaccaagctccaagggatgcaagctttctctccttcttcctcaagctagatccggccacctcctccaagctccaagagataaaggatttcggccacacaagaggaagagagaaaaggagaagggccggccacaccaaggaagaaaagagggagaaaatagaatagagtcgttagccatgaaatctcctctaccccctcttttataatccgtggtcttggcaaataaggaaaatttaataaaaacttccttaattcttttgccattgaaaaggaaaatttatttaattaaaaataattttcttctcatcaattataatggccggccatattaaagctacaaacaaggagagttttaattaattaaaacttccgaaaatttaaaaa from Zingiber officinale cultivar Zhangliang chromosome 5B, Zo_v1.1, whole genome shotgun sequence encodes the following:
- the LOC121987371 gene encoding uncharacterized protein LOC121987371; this encodes MGMAATAPTSALVMAAGPFLSVLQNPPLSGRLVAFTTPLTYAVRLSRLLELRGAVPLHLPTVVVNTTCRTIASLSLYLSDGALDSFSVLAFTSRTGIAAFSLALADRDCFVPLSYEGEAFTIAALGKDAELLHEEGLLSRLCRNSSRIRVLVPEIASPEGLVKAIGVGSGRRVLCPVPTVVDLEEPPVVPDFLRALEARGWVPERASAYETLWAGPLCAKGLVASEAEVDALIFTSTAEVEGLMKGLDALGWDWEKVRRRWPGMLICAHGPVTCKGVERFGVRVDVVSSKFSSFHGVIEALETKLRALTATNFIR